The Leadbettera azotonutricia ZAS-9 genome has a window encoding:
- a CDS encoding glycosyltransferase — protein MYKILFISNTANFSKFNRPYMCWFKQEGWQVDYVSAGEETVLDCDNQYAISIARKPLKLRNIKAYKELKNILAANDYNIIHCHTPMGGFLARLAARKRSIKVIYTAHGFHFYKGSPLLNWLVFYPVEKYLARYSDIIITINEEDFNVAKKKFNELQTGL, from the coding sequence TTGTATAAAATTTTATTTATTTCTAATACTGCTAATTTTTCTAAATTTAATCGACCTTATATGTGTTGGTTTAAACAGGAGGGCTGGCAAGTTGATTATGTTTCTGCAGGTGAAGAAACTGTGCTTGATTGTGATAATCAATATGCTATTAGCATCGCACGCAAGCCATTAAAATTAAGAAATATCAAGGCTTATAAAGAATTAAAAAATATATTAGCTGCCAATGATTATAATATTATTCATTGCCATACTCCGATGGGCGGTTTTTTAGCCCGCTTGGCGGCACGGAAAAGGTCAATAAAAGTTATTTATACTGCACATGGTTTCCATTTTTATAAAGGTTCACCATTACTAAATTGGTTGGTTTTCTATCCAGTAGAAAAATATCTTGCGAGATATTCTGATATAATAATTACAATTAATGAGGAAGATTTTAATGTTGCTAAAAAAAAATTTAATGAGTTGCAAACAGGTTTATAA
- a CDS encoding glycosyltransferase family 2 protein, with protein sequence MKTILSIIIPAYNSERFIGNTLDMIISQGLDGCEVIVVNDGSLDRIAEICEKYTKKYKNVKFITILHSGVSVARNIGILNAIGDYIYFFDSDDTLEQNALNAFRYLIRGNGAADVYSFGCKFKTDGKIIKKYSCPKFNRKIFFNIDMLSLYLEKKISFSICTFLIKREVLIQQGVAFTPGVRIGEDIEFVIKMLVSAKTVYYTSETYFIYQIRTDSVSQGYRSYNVEQFKVIALITDCLRNISDLYSGLERQSNFFIANLYMANLFFYLRSNVVDKHINKLFIENKVFLFKK encoded by the coding sequence ATGAAGACAATATTATCGATTATTATACCGGCCTATAATTCAGAACGATTTATAGGCAATACTCTTGATATGATTATATCGCAGGGGTTAGATGGCTGTGAGGTTATTGTAGTCAATGATGGTTCGTTGGATAGAATAGCGGAAATATGTGAAAAATATACTAAAAAATATAAGAACGTTAAGTTTATAACAATTTTACATTCTGGTGTATCGGTGGCCCGGAATATAGGAATATTAAATGCAATAGGGGATTATATATATTTCTTTGATTCTGACGATACGTTGGAACAGAACGCCTTGAATGCATTTAGGTATTTGATTAGGGGAAACGGTGCTGCTGACGTTTATTCCTTTGGTTGTAAATTTAAGACCGATGGAAAGATAATTAAAAAATATTCCTGCCCGAAATTTAATAGAAAAATATTTTTTAATATTGACATGCTATCCTTGTACTTGGAAAAGAAAATTAGTTTCAGTATTTGTACGTTTTTAATAAAACGTGAAGTGCTTATACAGCAGGGTGTTGCTTTTACTCCTGGGGTAAGGATTGGAGAAGATATTGAATTTGTTATAAAAATGCTAGTCTCTGCTAAAACCGTTTATTATACTTCTGAAACTTACTTTATATATCAAATTCGTACTGATTCAGTAAGTCAAGGTTATAGAAGCTATAATGTTGAACAATTTAAAGTTATTGCTCTAATCACAGACTGTTTAAGAAATATAAGTGATTTATATTCTGGTTTGGAGCGACAGTCTAATTTTTTTATTGCAAATTTGTATATGGCAAATCTTTTTTTTTATTTGCGCTCAAATGTAGTGGATAAACATATAAATAAATTATTTATTGAAAATAAAGTTTTTTTATTTAAAAAATAA
- a CDS encoding glycosyltransferase, producing the protein MIDILLATYNGDKYIETQLSSIINQTYKEWRLLIHDDGSIDGTLDIIRKYTRYDDRITLIEDNKKNLGCGNNFIHLLQYSHSEYVCFCDQDDYWFENKLNIQYQAIKDVETNIPVTIIGRMLPWKFPENKISNFSRSDCSKKLSEFLFKNGGLQGCVAIFNTRMREYLLSGFSLIWMHDHIMALIALTFGRVIYINSYLILYRQHSANVTPLLPETAIRSLTTRLFTNYKMPVVYVPSFRDVQEFYRLFEKKMLSHDKKIFEKFMTYPMMNRFKRFFCILFSDFSLGKSKRYLLVIKLLMRRNYLG; encoded by the coding sequence ATGATTGATATCTTATTGGCAACTTATAATGGTGATAAATATATTGAAACGCAATTAAGTAGTATCATTAACCAAACTTATAAGGAATGGCGTTTATTGATACATGATGACGGTTCTATAGATGGCACGTTAGATATTATTAGAAAATATACGAGATATGACGATCGGATCACATTAATAGAAGACAATAAAAAAAATTTAGGTTGCGGTAATAATTTTATCCACCTGTTACAATATAGTCATTCTGAATATGTATGTTTTTGTGATCAGGATGATTATTGGTTCGAAAACAAACTCAATATTCAATATCAGGCAATAAAGGATGTTGAAACAAATATTCCTGTTACAATTATCGGGCGGATGTTGCCATGGAAATTTCCGGAAAATAAAATATCTAATTTTTCTAGATCGGATTGTTCAAAAAAATTAAGTGAATTTCTCTTTAAAAATGGCGGACTTCAAGGTTGTGTAGCCATTTTTAATACAAGGATGAGGGAATATTTGTTGTCAGGATTCTCATTAATTTGGATGCACGATCATATAATGGCATTGATTGCTTTAACCTTTGGTAGAGTAATATATATTAACTCGTATTTGATTTTATACCGTCAGCATTCTGCTAATGTAACTCCATTATTGCCAGAAACTGCTATTCGATCATTAACAACAAGATTATTTACAAATTATAAAATGCCGGTTGTTTATGTGCCTTCATTTAGGGATGTACAAGAATTTTATAGATTATTTGAAAAAAAAATGTTATCCCATGATAAAAAAATATTTGAAAAATTTATGACATATCCTATGATGAATAGATTTAAGAGATTTTTTTGTATTTTATTTTCAGATTTTAGTTTGGGAAAAAGTAAAAGATATCTATTAGTAATAAAACTTTTAATGCGAAGAAATTATCTTGGTTAA
- a CDS encoding O-antigen polymerase has product MFGLFSLILFLILYFTYKISHNLFHPAFITAFVWFLSVASYYFYIKRTNIWISLSDKFYIIVLLYIITFTITSISISQKSWKLSRIYLSKFEINKKNKFLVTICTLILILLIFEFIKLANASNPLNIIYNVRKIAVSEDEGFSFSIKICMYAMPLAAIFIFAFYNYRKNGIDKLFYVILFFLLLMSSLFMSTKGSILQFICCIMFLLYIDHKLNAKKIFFIIMIGVFLILLLQYVRSSNSNKFNISELIYIYFLSPLPAFDELINNKLQLKMNMIGGNSFAFLYRLFYKFNLIKSMPVILWRSHNWTSVPYPTNVYTSLASFYIDFGIIGIFINGFVSASIFSFIYNFALKNKSRFFCIFYGLYVYNLIFQFFGEWFFGFFSITIQTFLFLCLVNIKFKIH; this is encoded by the coding sequence ATGTTTGGACTTTTTTCATTAATATTATTTTTAATTTTGTATTTCACTTATAAAATATCTCATAACCTGTTTCATCCAGCATTTATCACTGCCTTTGTTTGGTTTTTATCCGTTGCATCTTATTATTTTTATATTAAAAGAACTAACATTTGGATTAGTCTTTCTGATAAATTTTATATAATAGTATTACTATATATTATAACATTTACAATAACGTCTATTTCAATTAGTCAAAAATCATGGAAATTATCAAGAATTTATTTATCAAAATTTGAGATTAATAAAAAAAATAAATTTCTAGTAACAATATGTACTCTTATTCTAATATTACTTATTTTTGAATTTATTAAATTAGCTAATGCTTCAAATCCGTTAAATATTATTTATAATGTAAGAAAAATAGCAGTAAGTGAAGATGAGGGTTTTTCTTTTAGTATTAAAATTTGCATGTATGCTATGCCCTTAGCAGCTATATTCATATTTGCTTTCTATAATTATAGAAAGAACGGGATTGATAAATTATTTTATGTGATTCTATTTTTTCTATTATTGATGTCCAGTCTATTCATGTCAACCAAAGGAAGTATTTTACAATTTATTTGTTGTATAATGTTTCTTTTATATATTGATCATAAATTGAATGCTAAAAAAATATTTTTTATCATAATGATTGGTGTTTTCCTTATATTATTATTACAATATGTACGTTCGTCTAATTCAAATAAATTTAATATATCTGAATTAATATATATATATTTTTTATCGCCTTTGCCGGCTTTTGATGAACTGATAAATAATAAATTACAGTTAAAAATGAATATGATTGGAGGAAATTCATTTGCCTTTTTATATAGGTTGTTTTATAAATTTAATTTAATAAAGTCGATGCCTGTCATATTATGGCGTTCACATAATTGGACTAGCGTTCCTTATCCTACTAATGTTTATACATCGCTGGCAAGTTTTTATATTGATTTTGGTATTATTGGTATATTTATAAATGGATTTGTCTCCGCTTCTATATTTAGCTTTATTTATAATTTTGCATTAAAAAATAAAAGTCGTTTTTTTTGTATCTTTTATGGATTATATGTTTATAATTTGATATTCCAATTTTTTGGAGAATGGTTTTTTGGATTTTTTTCAATAACTATTCAGACTTTTTTATTCTTATGCTTGGTAAATATTAAGTTCAAAATTCATTAG
- a CDS encoding glycosyltransferase family 4 protein: MKVLVISPFLTYDTVNHAGGKVHNYNIKSLAKECDVKVVTFARKAETKYSDFSRYNIDNVILLADDNIITSLLRKMSTFLKYFAFFNKTGGFYMPLFKLKILKQLKILKTQGYYPDKIYLEWTQALLLISDIEKIFPDIKYLCLEHDISFQSYYRQYELKRNFLKIIWYIKYSKLQRAELFFLNRCSSIIVLSEKDKKILTDKLVDPSKIIIIVPYYDCYSYVNRKNYNNKKIIFWGAMNRSENYLSVIWFIKNVMSELDESYHLYIIGANPHKSLDDYTNKNIHITGFVKNVEEHFSDCLCMVAPLLFGAGIKIKVLEALSAGIPVLANNVAIEGIPVNDKKEYLYCNTPEEFENMIIKLSIDSELCYYIRSNARSFIKRNFNYEDSNKIFKKIILT; this comes from the coding sequence ATGAAGGTTTTGGTTATTTCACCCTTTTTAACTTATGATACAGTAAACCATGCAGGTGGCAAGGTTCATAATTATAATATTAAATCTTTGGCAAAAGAATGTGATGTGAAAGTTGTAACATTTGCAAGAAAAGCAGAAACGAAATATTCTGACTTCAGTAGATATAATATTGATAATGTTATCTTGTTGGCTGATGATAATATCATAACATCCTTATTAAGAAAAATGAGTACATTTTTAAAATATTTTGCCTTTTTTAATAAGACGGGAGGATTTTATATGCCTCTCTTTAAATTGAAAATATTGAAGCAATTGAAAATATTGAAAACACAGGGGTATTATCCGGATAAAATATATCTAGAATGGACACAGGCATTATTGTTAATATCTGATATAGAAAAAATATTTCCCGATATTAAATATTTATGCTTGGAGCATGATATTTCATTTCAGAGTTATTATCGACAATATGAATTAAAAAGGAATTTTTTAAAAATAATATGGTATATTAAGTATAGTAAACTACAAAGAGCTGAGCTGTTTTTTCTAAATAGGTGTAGTTCTATAATAGTTCTTTCTGAAAAAGATAAAAAAATACTGACGGATAAGCTAGTTGACCCATCAAAAATAATTATTATAGTTCCTTATTATGATTGCTATTCTTATGTTAACCGTAAAAATTATAATAATAAAAAGATAATATTTTGGGGGGCAATGAATCGTTCGGAAAATTATCTAAGTGTTATATGGTTTATAAAAAATGTTATGTCAGAATTAGATGAAAGTTACCATCTTTATATAATAGGTGCAAATCCACATAAATCTCTTGATGATTATACAAACAAAAATATACATATTACTGGATTTGTAAAAAATGTAGAAGAACATTTTAGTGACTGCTTGTGTATGGTTGCCCCGTTACTTTTCGGGGCAGGTATTAAAATTAAAGTCCTTGAAGCTTTATCTGCAGGGATACCAGTATTAGCAAATAATGTAGCAATTGAAGGCATACCAGTTAATGATAAAAAGGAATATCTTTATTGTAATACACCTGAAGAGTTTGAGAATATGATTATAAAATTATCAATAGATTCTGAATTATGTTATTATATTAGATCAAATGCGCGTAGTTTCATAAAAAGAAATTTTAATTATGAAGATTCGAATAAAATATTTAAAAAAATAATTCTTACTTAA
- a CDS encoding lipopolysaccharide biosynthesis protein, whose translation MIFVMLFNKKKNAFRGIFWGLIHNFVSIILPFVIRTVIIGTIGIKYIGLGSLFAGLLGVLSLAELGFGSAISFCFYKPIADNDTNKINALLNFLKKSYRIIGVIIFFCGILLLPFLKTLISGDCPDNINVYILFLIYLSNTSISYFLFAYKKILLIVHQRYDIEVKISTLVLFIQSILQLVILMLFRNYYYFILILPAMTIFNNIVSAFLVKKLFPQYFCFGKLDDVSISDIVKKVKGVFCYKIGSTVLFSVDSIVISIFLGLEILGKFNNYYIIVYSLFAIQAVIQNSIRPIISSCIAMESIGKNYSDFNKFNFLYMWISFSFSVCCLCLYQNFIELWLGNSYLLPNSIVFLLVVSFYSQSCCHLLRIYQEASGLFFEGKFVPLIAAAFNLVMNIILVNIIGLPGVIISTIASVMFILLPGYAFVLFKYYFKEINKLKQQIMYYIKYITISFILGILLFYLCNAIDGKGIIEFLIKILISVLIPNILYYIIFIKDPNCRNSISFLLKKRNAK comes from the coding sequence TTGATATTTGTAATGTTATTTAATAAAAAAAAGAATGCGTTCCGTGGTATATTTTGGGGACTAATCCATAATTTTGTCTCAATTATATTGCCTTTTGTTATACGAACGGTTATAATTGGCACAATTGGAATTAAATATATTGGCTTGGGAAGCTTATTTGCCGGGTTGTTAGGTGTTTTAAGTTTAGCGGAACTCGGATTTGGCAGTGCAATTAGTTTTTGTTTTTATAAACCTATTGCCGATAATGATACCAATAAAATTAATGCTTTATTAAATTTTCTTAAAAAAAGCTATCGAATTATAGGTGTTATAATATTTTTTTGTGGAATATTATTATTACCCTTTTTAAAAACATTAATATCTGGTGATTGTCCCGATAATATTAACGTATATATTTTATTTTTAATATATTTATCAAATACATCTATAAGCTATTTCCTGTTTGCATATAAAAAGATTTTATTAATAGTACATCAGAGATACGATATTGAAGTAAAAATATCAACATTGGTTTTATTTATACAAAGCATTTTACAGTTAGTCATTTTGATGCTATTTCGAAACTATTATTATTTTATTTTGATATTACCTGCAATGACAATATTTAATAATATCGTCAGTGCATTTCTTGTAAAAAAATTATTTCCTCAGTACTTTTGTTTTGGGAAATTAGATGATGTTTCCATTAGTGATATAGTAAAAAAAGTTAAAGGTGTTTTTTGTTATAAAATTGGCAGTACAGTTTTATTCTCCGTTGACAGTATTGTTATTTCAATCTTTCTTGGATTAGAAATTTTGGGTAAATTTAATAATTATTACATTATTGTTTATTCTTTATTTGCTATTCAGGCCGTTATTCAAAATTCAATAAGACCAATTATTAGTAGTTGCATAGCTATGGAAAGTATAGGAAAAAACTATTCTGATTTTAACAAATTTAATTTTCTATATATGTGGATATCATTTTCATTTTCGGTGTGCTGCTTATGCTTATATCAAAACTTTATTGAATTGTGGTTGGGGAATAGCTATCTATTACCTAACAGCATTGTTTTTTTGTTGGTGGTGAGTTTTTATTCTCAATCATGTTGTCATCTATTGCGTATATATCAAGAAGCCTCAGGGCTGTTTTTTGAAGGAAAATTTGTTCCTTTAATCGCAGCCGCATTTAATCTAGTAATGAATATTATTCTAGTTAATATTATTGGTTTGCCCGGCGTGATTATATCTACGATAGCAAGCGTGATGTTTATTCTTTTGCCCGGTTACGCTTTTGTGTTATTTAAATATTATTTTAAAGAAATAAATAAGTTGAAACAGCAAATAATGTATTATATAAAATATATTACTATCTCTTTTATTTTAGGTATATTATTATTTTATTTGTGCAATGCTATTGATGGTAAAGGTATTATTGAATTCTTAATTAAGATTTTAATTAGTGTGCTGATTCCTAATATATTATACTATATTATATTTATAAAAGACCCTAATTGTAGAAATAGTATATCCTTTTTATTAAAAAAGAGAAATGCTAAATGA
- a CDS encoding glycosyltransferase family 4 protein, whose translation MKKYNGQIYMDIAVFYSIKKRMPSNIDILHSFNSVCCTNKPWVVTFEHTCPGYFENKLFSVFVKRAIKYIIDNNCKKLLPISQWAYNRELQLLKKYDVSDMELKAILEKTEILYPPQEILIDEELIFKTITREINFVFIGNDIWRKGGIVAIKALANLKDKYPVRLILVSDLSIGGALKNCCITKKDIIALKKYIKNNEGWITWYSGISNKEVINILKTCHVGLLPTFGDTFGFSVLEMQAAGIPCITTNREALSEINNSDVGWILDIASLKEQDEWSFCDYDEKSYNCMENIILTKLNLILEEILINPDVIMPKVPLCIRRIKKYHSPEVYAQRLSQIYSEVDICNVI comes from the coding sequence ATGAAAAAATACAATGGACAGATTTATATGGATATTGCTGTTTTTTATTCTATAAAAAAAAGAATGCCAAGCAATATAGATATTCTGCATTCTTTTAATAGCGTTTGTTGTACGAATAAGCCATGGGTTGTAACCTTTGAGCATACATGTCCCGGATATTTTGAAAATAAACTGTTTTCAGTTTTTGTAAAAAGAGCTATCAAATATATTATCGATAATAATTGCAAGAAATTGCTTCCTATATCCCAATGGGCTTATAATAGAGAATTACAATTACTAAAAAAGTATGATGTTTCGGATATGGAATTAAAAGCCATCTTAGAAAAAACAGAAATTTTATACCCGCCCCAGGAAATTTTAATTGATGAAGAATTGATATTCAAAACCATTACTAGAGAAATTAATTTTGTATTTATAGGTAATGATATTTGGAGAAAAGGCGGTATAGTAGCAATAAAGGCTTTAGCTAATCTCAAAGACAAGTATCCTGTAAGACTAATACTTGTAAGTGATTTAAGTATTGGAGGTGCATTAAAAAATTGTTGTATAACAAAAAAAGATATAATTGCGCTAAAAAAATATATTAAAAATAACGAAGGTTGGATCACGTGGTATTCTGGTATTAGTAACAAGGAGGTAATAAATATTTTAAAAACTTGTCATGTTGGTTTATTACCAACATTTGGCGATACCTTTGGATTTTCAGTTTTGGAGATGCAGGCGGCTGGTATCCCTTGTATAACAACTAATAGAGAGGCTTTATCAGAAATAAACAATAGCGATGTCGGTTGGATACTGGATATTGCTTCATTAAAGGAGCAAGACGAATGGTCTTTCTGTGACTATGATGAAAAGTCGTATAATTGTATGGAAAACATTATTTTAACAAAATTAAATTTAATACTTGAAGAAATATTAATAAACCCTGATGTTATTATGCCTAAGGTTCCTCTATGTATTAGAAGAATAAAAAAATATCATTCACCAGAAGTTTATGCTCAACGTCTTAGTCAAATATATTCAGAAGTTGATATTTGTAATGTTATTTAA
- a CDS encoding glycosyltransferase family 2 protein, whose protein sequence is MMELIDFSKNKDSISKQMDIESILLYGNPDNILDAEITICIPTYKRPNLLRDAIESAVNQNTNIGYQIIVVDNDSDFNNTEVAEIVQSFNDSKIIYYKNKENLQLFGNLNRCAVLARTKYFAFLHDDDLLLEDYLEHVATIITKVKKKIKCLLISCTDNIYLSSLDKESKNIKFYIKKVYARVKSIKKLVKIPFSANIFYELGTPTCGILFERNAFIESGGFNADYFPSADGAFFLYFSRNYNTYKYKKILSIYRFMVNESERPETKEKIRLLREFFIQSIKEINVLYRVIISIFQADINSVIMKRFYNRDCRKSLLYKITFRVYDIYLGTINKM, encoded by the coding sequence ATGATGGAATTAATTGATTTCTCAAAAAATAAAGATAGTATTTCAAAGCAGATGGATATTGAGTCAATTCTGCTTTATGGGAATCCTGATAACATTCTCGATGCTGAGATTACAATTTGTATACCAACGTATAAACGCCCTAATTTATTAAGAGATGCAATTGAAAGTGCTGTTAATCAGAATACTAACATTGGCTATCAGATTATCGTTGTCGATAATGATTCTGATTTCAATAATACCGAGGTGGCTGAGATTGTTCAGTCGTTTAATGATTCGAAAATAATATATTATAAAAATAAAGAGAACTTGCAATTATTTGGCAACCTAAATCGTTGCGCCGTTTTGGCAAGAACAAAATATTTTGCTTTTTTACATGATGATGATCTGCTGTTAGAAGATTATTTAGAACATGTTGCGACAATAATAACAAAGGTTAAGAAAAAAATTAAATGTTTGCTTATAAGCTGTACAGATAATATATATCTATCATCCTTAGATAAAGAATCAAAAAATATCAAGTTTTATATAAAAAAGGTATATGCCCGAGTCAAATCAATTAAAAAACTTGTAAAAATTCCATTTTCTGCTAATATTTTTTATGAACTAGGAACTCCAACATGTGGAATACTATTTGAACGTAATGCCTTTATTGAAAGTGGCGGCTTTAATGCAGATTATTTTCCATCGGCAGATGGTGCGTTTTTTCTTTATTTTTCAAGGAATTATAATACTTATAAATATAAAAAAATACTCAGTATATATAGATTTATGGTAAATGAATCTGAACGACCGGAAACAAAAGAAAAAATAAGGCTTTTACGAGAATTTTTTATTCAGTCTATAAAGGAAATCAATGTATTATATAGGGTTATTATAAGTATATTTCAAGCTGATATCAATTCAGTTATTATGAAGCGCTTCTATAATAGAGATTGCAGAAAATCATTATTATACAAAATAACGTTTAGAGTATATGATATTTATCTTGGAACGATAAATAAAATGTAG
- a CDS encoding protoporphyrinogen/coproporphyrinogen oxidase, whose product MQIDNLILGAGIAGLAYANEKRNKNEKTVIFEAESFPGGLCHSFKIQGLTFDSAVHLSFTTNNDARIFFDKTVYNRHEPLAFNFYNGYWVKHPLINNMYPLDASDKTAYIKSFIERKKFEYIQDYKDWLEASYGEEIAKRFYYVYTKKYWTVEPKDLSTTWIGSRLNVPDIEKILFGAFSPNTGNDYYAKEMRYPSGNGGYESFLKPLITGAAIEYNKKAVKIDLKGKVVQFSDRTIYGYDKLVSSIPLPELIEIIENAPSEIQYKAEKLKASKISLVSIGFNKPNIPKHLWFYIYDEDIMSARVNSPSIKSNDNAPMGSSSLQFEIYHHPDDIVDKEKVIENTLYALKKMKICNEDDIQFVDYRILPRGNVIFLQDMEKDRDKIKEYLANQRIDLIGRFGEWDYLWSDQSYLSGKNKVIK is encoded by the coding sequence ATGCAAATTGATAATTTGATTTTAGGTGCTGGGATTGCGGGGTTGGCTTATGCCAATGAAAAACGCAATAAGAACGAAAAAACCGTGATTTTTGAGGCAGAATCATTTCCTGGCGGATTATGCCATAGTTTTAAGATACAAGGACTTACTTTTGATTCAGCGGTTCATCTGTCGTTTACTACGAATAATGATGCTAGAATATTTTTTGATAAAACCGTCTATAATAGACATGAACCATTAGCCTTTAATTTTTACAATGGTTATTGGGTGAAACACCCTTTAATAAATAATATGTATCCATTAGATGCTTCTGATAAAACTGCATATATCAAGTCATTTATAGAGCGTAAGAAATTCGAGTACATACAGGATTATAAAGATTGGCTTGAAGCTTCCTATGGGGAGGAAATTGCTAAGCGGTTTTACTATGTGTATACAAAAAAATATTGGACTGTTGAGCCCAAGGACCTGTCTACAACATGGATAGGATCCCGTTTAAATGTTCCGGATATTGAGAAAATATTATTTGGCGCTTTCTCGCCGAATACAGGTAATGATTATTATGCCAAAGAGATGCGCTATCCTTCTGGTAATGGAGGGTATGAAAGTTTTTTAAAGCCTCTAATCACTGGTGCAGCTATTGAATATAACAAAAAAGCGGTTAAGATTGATTTAAAAGGGAAAGTAGTCCAATTTTCTGATAGGACAATATATGGATATGATAAATTGGTCAGTTCAATACCATTACCTGAATTAATTGAAATTATAGAAAATGCACCTTCTGAAATACAATATAAGGCAGAAAAGCTAAAAGCTAGTAAAATTAGTTTGGTATCCATTGGCTTTAATAAGCCTAATATTCCAAAACATCTTTGGTTTTATATTTATGATGAAGATATTATGTCAGCTCGGGTAAATAGCCCTAGCATTAAATCAAATGATAACGCCCCAATGGGTAGTAGCTCCTTGCAATTTGAGATATATCATCATCCTGATGATATTGTTGATAAAGAAAAAGTAATTGAAAATACACTATATGCACTAAAGAAAATGAAGATTTGCAATGAAGATGATATTCAATTTGTGGATTATCGAATATTGCCTCGTGGAAATGTAATATTTTTGCAGGATATGGAAAAAGATAGGGATAAGATTAAAGAATATCTTGCTAATCAACGGATTGACCTTATCGGTCGTTTCGGTGAGTGGGATTATTTATGGAGCGATCAAAGCTATTTGAGTGGAAAGAATAAAGTCATAAAATAA
- a CDS encoding NAD-dependent epimerase/dehydratase family protein, giving the protein MRILITGATGFVGSTLLPKLSKHNIKVAVRNVSDDIGRNIQILADDNFDRFKREIELFAPEIVVHLASSMIKNDDVYSIKNIIDSNILFTSILLESLKNTSLRYFINTGTFAEYYLNDGDLNPAYYYSASKCATRYIIKYFKNLIGFKTINIIPYTIYGGVSKTKKVIDYIIDSLDSIVPIEMTKGEQILDFIHIYDVVNFYVYCIENLNKLTDSTDYHLGTGIGTSIRELAVLIEHINGKKANILWGAKQYRDLDIMKSIAPMDSLKKLDWSPSLNLEQGLRKQFS; this is encoded by the coding sequence ATGAGAATACTCATAACCGGAGCAACTGGATTCGTTGGTTCAACCCTTCTGCCCAAATTATCAAAGCACAACATTAAGGTTGCTGTTAGAAATGTTTCAGATGATATTGGTAGAAATATTCAAATCTTGGCAGATGATAATTTTGATAGATTCAAGAGAGAGATAGAACTATTTGCCCCTGAAATTGTTGTCCATCTTGCATCAAGTATGATTAAAAATGATGACGTTTATTCAATAAAAAATATTATAGATAGTAATATTTTATTCACATCAATATTACTCGAAAGCTTAAAGAATACATCACTAAGATATTTTATTAATACTGGAACATTTGCGGAATATTATTTGAATGACGGAGATTTAAATCCGGCTTACTATTATTCGGCAAGTAAATGTGCTACAAGATATATAATAAAATATTTCAAAAATTTAATAGGGTTTAAAACAATAAATATAATACCGTATACAATTTATGGTGGAGTGTCCAAAACAAAGAAAGTTATTGATTATATTATTGATTCTTTAGATAGCATTGTTCCTATTGAAATGACAAAAGGAGAGCAGATTCTTGATTTTATTCATATTTATGATGTTGTCAATTTTTATGTTTACTGCATAGAAAATTTAAATAAATTAACAGATTCGACCGATTATCACCTGGGAACTGGTATAGGTACTAGTATTCGAGAGCTTGCAGTATTAATTGAACACATTAATGGGAAAAAAGCAAATATATTATGGGGTGCAAAACAATATCGCGATCTAGATATAATGAAATCGATTGCGCCGATGGATAGTTTGAAAAAATTAGATTGGAGTCCAAGTTTAAATCTGGAGCAAGGGTTGCGAAAACAATTTAGCTAG